A genomic region of Schistocerca americana isolate TAMUIC-IGC-003095 unplaced genomic scaffold, iqSchAmer2.1 HiC_scaffold_37, whole genome shotgun sequence contains the following coding sequences:
- the LOC124581793 gene encoding cyclic pyranopterin monophosphate synthase-like, translated as MVDVGSKLVTERTAAARAKVFVGPELVKLVRENGLKKGDVLSVARLAGIVGSKQTSSLIPLCHNISLSSVAVDIELDSALNCVIVTGTAKCRGQTGVEMEALTAVSVSALTVYDMCKAVSHDIVISEIMLLAKSGGTRGDFHRT; from the coding sequence atggtcgacgtgggttcgaagctggtgacagaacggactgctgcagcacgagcaaaggtttttgtgggacccgaactggtgaaactcgtacgagaaaatggcctgaagaaaggtgacgtacttagcgttgctcgcctggcgggaattgtggggtccaagcagacgtccagccttatccctctgtgtcataacatatctttatcctctgtggctgtggacattgaactggactctgctctcaactgtgtgattgtaactggcacggcaaagtgtagagggcagacgggtgtggagatggaagctctcactgctgtatcggtgtctgccttaacagtgtacgatatgtgcaaagctgtgagtcatgacattgtgatatctgaaataatgcttctggccaaaagtgggggaactagaggagacttccaccggacatga